One Castanea sativa cultivar Marrone di Chiusa Pesio chromosome 4, ASM4071231v1 DNA window includes the following coding sequences:
- the LOC142631484 gene encoding serine/threonine-protein phosphatase 7 long form homolog yields MTIDPGPIDRSVLTEQVKHRSVLLWNPGGQDPPGTLDCRSRHEELRLRDPMVDDRVLAIVRLLGLEGLHLVPSIQLDHALITSFVERWRPETHTFHLPHGEMTITLQDVEVIMGLPIEGEAMVGPSKRIWEDVCTEMLGIQIPNGPQTVLKGQRILIPALVERIRQPLPPNANEIQVHQYARCYILALLGDMVFLDKSGDRVHLMWLEFMQNLRNPRKYSWGSAALSWLYRQLCNATDKKAKQIGGPLILVQLWIYVRFPHMSPQMVPQPEGVYGPPLPPIPLAMK; encoded by the exons ATGACGATAGATCCTGGACCTATTGATCGTAGTGTATTGACGGAACAAGTTAAACATCGATCTGTGTTACTGTGGAACCCTGGGGGACAG GATCCTCCTGGCACACTGGATTGTCGAAGTCGCCATGAAGAATTGAGACTTCGAGATCCTATGGTAGATGATCGTGTCCTTGCCATTGTGAGGTTGCTTGGTCTAGAGGGTTTGCACTTGGTCCCATCCATACAGCTTGACCATGCACTGATCACTTCATTTGTAGAGCGATGGCGCCCAGAGACCCATACATTCCACCTaccacatggtgagatgacgATCACATTGCAAGATGTGGAAGTTATCATGGGGTTGCCCATTGAGGGTGAGGCAATGGTTGGGCCTTCTAAAAGAATTTGGGAAGACGTGTGTACTGAAATGCTTGgaattcaaattccaaatgGCCCTCAAACTGTGCTAAAAGGTCAAAGGATTCTAATACCCGCACTTGTTGAAAGAATCAGACAACCACTGCCTCCAAATGCCAATGAGATTCAAGTTCATCAGTATGCTCGTTGTTATATACTAGCCCTACTAGGAGATATGGTTTTTCTTGACAAGTCCGGAGATAGGGTCCATCTCATGTGGTTAGAGTTCATGCAGAACCTTCGTAATCCACGCaagtatagttggggtagtgcagCCTTATCATGGTTGTATAGACAGCTATGCAATGCAACCGACAAGAAGGCAAAGCAGATTGGCGGACCACTGATTTTGGTCCAATTGTGGATATATGTTAGGTTCCCACATATGTCCCCTCAGATGGTGCCCCAACCCGAGGGTGTTTATGGtccaccactaccaccaattCCTCTTGCTATGAAGTAA